A genome region from Astyanax mexicanus isolate ESR-SI-001 chromosome 19, AstMex3_surface, whole genome shotgun sequence includes the following:
- the slc16a5b gene encoding monocarboxylate transporter 6 — MTEGVEAPQGQRATLNSRSNDHQARSSPNASDSWPELVQKGSCEPEEQDDQEEERCSQSEELQDPAEGAVERRSGQQLATDGQWGWVVLAATVLVLALTLAFPSCIGIFYTDLQNEFQSSNTETSWVPAIMTAVLHAGGPVCSALVECYGCRATIMVGGILSGLGMVASSFAQTMMDLYIGAGIITGLGSCLCFQPSVTMVGHYFVRRRAFANALSSTGTALGLSTLPLLANFLLGRFGWRGSFLVLGGVLLNCCVCGAVMRPLATTPKPKTVPVQLPSQATGLYIQREGLKGRLQSGVSGIMPFLRRHVAFDLMRTHPRFRAYAVGVTWMMLGFVVPLVYLVPYAIAQGLDQDQAALLMSILGLVNISVRPAAALVFGLPRFRGSRCFVYVFSGALLLNGLSNCICGVATSFNMLLAYVLTFAASMSIVGTLLFTVLMETVEMSRFPPALGLISVMESITLLLGPPLAGVLVDCTGHYGYVFFACSVSVSTAALFIMVSFYWLDRQSDTEEKKKKKMSLSPEETESLKPSINIAADGENCQVPLKRTSIQDSDTVTDV, encoded by the exons ATGACAGAGGGTGTAGAGGCCCCTCAGGGCCAGAGGGCCACATTAAACAGCAGGTCCAATGATCATCAGGCCAGATCCAGCCCTAATGCTTCAGATTCTTGGCCGGAACTGGTACAGAAAGGCAGCTGTGAACCGGAGGAGCAGGATGATCAGGAGGAGGAGCGGTGCAGTCAGTCTGAGGAGCTGCAGGATCCTGCTGAAGGAGCAGTAGAGAGGCGCAGTGGACAGCAGCTGGCTACAGATGGACAGTGGGGTTGGGTGGTGCTGGCAGCCACTGTCCTGGTCCTGGCACTGACGCTGGCCTTCCCCTCCTGCATCGGCATCTTTTACACAGACCTGCAAAACGAGTTCCAGTCCAGCAACACTGAGACGTCCTGGGTGCCGGCCATCATGACTGCGGTGCTACATGCTGGAG gtcCTGTGTGCAGCGCACTTGTGGAGTGCTATGGTTGCCGTGCAACGATAATGGTGGGTGGGATCCTGAGCGGACTGGGAATGGTGGCTAGCTCTTTCGCTCAGACCATGATGGACCTGTACATCGGGGCTGGAATCATCACAG GACTGGGATCTTGCTTGTGCTTCCAGCCGTCTGTCACCATGGTGGGCCACTACTTCGTCCGCCGTCGCGCCTTCGCCAACGCCCTTTCCTCCACAGGCACAGCGCTGGGTCTGAGCACCCTGCCCCTGTTGGCCAACTTCCTGCTCGGCCGCTTTGGCTGGCGCGGTAGCTTCTTGGTGCTGGGCGGGGTGCTGTTGAACTGCTGTGTCTGCGGGGCCGTGATGAGGCCTCTAGCCACAACGCCAAAGCCAAAGACAGTGCCAGTTCAGCTGCCTTCCCAAGCCACAGGACTTTACATTCAGCGAGAGGGGCTAAAGGGCCGCCTGCAGAGCGGCGTCTCTGGAATCATGCCCTTCCTGCGCAGGCACGTGGCTTTTGACCTGATGCGCACCCATCCTCGCTTCCGTGCCTATGCCGTGGGTGTGACGTGGATGATGCTGGGCTTCGTGGTGCCGTTGGTGTACCTGGTGCCCTACGCCATCGCTCAAGGTCTTGATCAGGATCAGGCTGCCCTGCTGATGTCCATCCTCGGCTTGGTGAACATTTCGGTCAGGCCGGCAGCGGCGCTGGTCTTCGGACTGCCGCGCTTCCGGGGCAGCCGGTGCTTCGTCTACGTGTTTTCAGGTGCTTTGCTGCTCAACGGCCTGAGCAACTGCATATGCGGGGTGGCCACAAGCTTCAACATGCTGCTGGCCTATGTCCTGACATTCGCCGCCTCCATGAGCATCGTGGGGACGCTGCTGTTTACTGTGCTGATGGAGACGGTGGAGATGAGCCGCTTCCCCCCCGCCCTGGGACTCATTAGTGTCATGGAGAGCATCACACTGCTGCTGGGTCCGCCACTGGCAG GAGTACTGGTGGACTGCACTGGCCATTACGGCTACGTCTTCTTCGCCTGCAGTGTGTCCGTCTCCACGGCTGCTCTCTTCATCATGGTGTCTTTCTACTGGCTGGACAGACAGAGCGAcacagaggagaagaagaagaagaagatgtctTTATCTCCTGAAGAGACTGAGAGTCTAAAGCCCAGTATCAACATAGCTGCTGATGGTGAAAACTGCCAAGTGCCTTTAAAAAGAACATCCATCCAAGACTCTGACACTGTCACTGatgtttga
- the ndel1b gene encoding nuclear distribution protein nudE-like 1-B: protein MDTEMMPKFTSKDEEIEYWKNLSLKYKKSYHDAQEELQEFQEGSRELEAELEAQLGQAEHRIRDLQAENQRLKCEVDNLKEKLEQQYAQSYKQISVLEDDLGQTRCIKEQLHKYVRELEQANDDLERAKRATITSLEDFEQRLNQAIERNAFLESELDEKESLLVSVQRLKDEARDLRQELAVRERTTDVTRMSAPSSPTLDTDKMDTAVQASLSLPATPVGKTIEHPFMSQKVLTNGCGSSPLTPSARISALNIVGDLLRKVGALESKLAACRNFAKDQAARKNYSTGNGNLINSNATKFSHSLHTTYFDKATVNGLDPGALTAMASPRTVSPPGMLPLSV, encoded by the exons ATGGACACAGAGATGATGCCAAAATTCACCTCAAAAGACGAGGAAATCGAATACTGGAAGAATTTGTCTCTCAAGTACAAGAAAAG TTACCATGATGCTCAGGAGGAGCTGCAGGAGTTCCAAGAAGGCAGTCGTGAGCTGGAAGCCGAGCTGGAGGCCCAGCTGGGCCAGGCGGAGCACCGCATCCGAGACCTGCAGGCCGAGAACCAGAGACTGAAGTGTGAGGTGGACAACTTGAAG GAGAAACTGGAGCAGCAGTACGCACAGAGCTACAAGCAgatctctgtgctggaggacgACCTGGGTCAGACACGCTGCATCAAGGAGCAGCTGCACAAATATGTCAGGGAGCTGGAGCAGGCCAATGACGACCTGGAAAGAGCCAAGAG GGCGACTATAACCTCTCTAGAGGACTTTGAGCAGCGGCTGAACCAGGCCATCGAGAGGAATGCTTTCCTGGAGAGCGAGCTGGATGAGAAGGAGTCGTTGCTGGTGTCTGTGCAGAGGCTGAAGGACGAAGCCAGAG acttaaGACAAGAGCTGGCCGTGCGGGAAAGGACAACAGATGTCACCAGAATGTCTGCACCCAGCTCTCCGACGCTGGACACAGACAAAATGGACACGGCTGTTCAGGCCTCCCTGTCCCTCCCAGCTACACCAGTGGGGAAGACTATAGAACATCCTTTTATGAGTCAGAAAG TATTGACAAACGGTTGTGGAAGCTCTCCGCTCACCCCGTCGGCCAGGATCTCTGCCCTCAATATTGTTGGTGATCTTTTACGGAAAGTTGgg GCTCTGGAGTCCAAGCTGGCAGCATGTAGGAACTTTGCCAAGGATCAGGCAGCGAGGAAAAACTACAGTACAGGAAATGGCAACCTGATCAACAGCAACGCCACCAAATTCTCTCACTCCCTCCACACGACATACTTCGACAAAGC gacCGTGAATGGCCTAGACCCCGGTGCCCTGACCGCCATGGCATCCCCTCGAACCGTGTCTCCTCCTGGCATGCTTCCCCTCAGCGTGTGA